The window ACCCGGCTCTGGGGGCCGGAGAGGGCGTCCAGCTTGGCCCGCCGCTCCTCCCGCTCCCGCTCGGCCAGCTTGGCCGCCAGGATCTGCATGGCCTTGGCCTTGTTCTGGAACTGGCTGCGCTCGTTCTGGCAGGAGACGACGATGCCGGTGGGAAGGTGGGTGAGGCGGACGGCCGAGTCGGTGACGTTGACGTGCTGCCCGCCCGCCCCCGACGAGCGGTAGGTGTCGACCCGGAGGTCCTTCTCGTCGATCACCACCTCGTCGGAGAGGTCCTCCAAGAACGGCGTGAGCTCGAAGGCGGCGTAGGAGGTCTGGCGGCGGGCCTGGGCGTCGAAGGGGGAGATGCGGTACAGGCGGTGGACCCCGCGCTCGCTGGCGAGGAGGCCATAGGCGTACCGGCCGCGGACGATGAACGTGGCCGACAGGATGCCGGCCTCCTGGCCGGCGGTGGCCTCGTCGACCTCCACGGCGAAGCCCCGCCTCTCGGCCCAGCGGAGGTACATCCGCAGCATCATCTCGGCCCAGTCCTGGGCGTCCGTCCCGCCCTCGCCGGCGTGGATCTCGCACACGGCGTCGCCCTCGTCGTGGTCGCCGGTGAAGAGGGACCGCAGGTCCAGGTCGTCGAGGGCGCGGCCGAGCTCGTCGATCGACGCCTTGAGCTCGGGCTCGACGCTGTCGTCGGCCTCCCGGACGGCCAGCTCGTAGAGCGTGGCGGCATCGTCCAGGCGGGCTCGCAGCCCGTCCAGCATGGACACGTCGTCGGAGATGCGGCCGAACTCGGTGCTCACCCTGCGGGCGTGGTCGGGATCCTCCCACAGGCCGGGCGCGGCCACGACCGGTTCGAGCTCGGCCAGGCGCGACCGCTTGCCGGCCAGGTCGAGGTAGCGCTCGGCCTCCTCCAGCCGCGCGGAGAGCTCCGTCAGGTCGCCGGTGAAGTCACGCACGGGG is drawn from Acidimicrobiales bacterium and contains these coding sequences:
- the prfB gene encoding peptide chain release factor 2, whose amino-acid sequence is MRDFTGDLTELSARLEEAERYLDLAGKRSRLAELEPVVAAPGLWEDPDHARRVSTEFGRISDDVSMLDGLRARLDDAATLYELAVREADDSVEPELKASIDELGRALDDLDLRSLFTGDHDEGDAVCEIHAGEGGTDAQDWAEMMLRMYLRWAERRGFAVEVDEATAGQEAGILSATFIVRGRYAYGLLASERGVHRLYRISPFDAQARRQTSYAAFELTPFLEDLSDEVVIDEKDLRVDTYRSSGAGGQHVNVTDSAVRLTHLPTGIVVSCQNERSQFQNKAKAMQILAAKLAEREREERRAKLDALSGPQSRVSRAGSFIRGYVLAPYQKVKDERTEMETGNVQSVLDGDLDPFMEAYLRWRRTQG